The proteins below come from a single Methanothrix thermoacetophila PT genomic window:
- a CDS encoding serine hydroxymethyltransferase, which yields MSLLDHVDPEISAVIRKELDRQRNTLVLVAAENFTSPAVMEAQGCVMTNKYAEGYPGKRYYRGCAFMDEAENLARDRCKKLFGAEHVNVQPHSGSQANMAAYFATLKPGDTIMGMNLDHGGHLSHGSPVNFSGKLYHVVPYGVSRKTEMLDYSEILDVARECRPQMIVCGASAYPRIIDFKAMREIADEVGALLMADIAHIAGLVAAGVHPSPIPYADIVTTTTHKTLRGPRGGVIMCREELAQAIDRAVFPGIQGGPMMHTIAAKAVAFKEAMTPEFRRYQEQIVRNAAALADRLIENGFDLVSGGTDNHLMLVKLLKEGITGKEADETLESAGIALNKNMIPFDPRTPFVTSGIRIGTPAVTSRGMKENEMREIADLITEVIRDMKNPATIESVRSRVRALCERFPLYPELG from the coding sequence TTGAGCCTCTTAGATCATGTCGACCCGGAGATTTCAGCGGTGATACGCAAGGAGCTAGACCGGCAGAGAAACACCCTGGTTCTTGTCGCTGCGGAGAACTTCACGAGCCCTGCGGTGATGGAGGCACAGGGCTGCGTGATGACCAACAAGTACGCTGAGGGCTATCCGGGAAAGAGGTACTATCGTGGTTGCGCATTCATGGACGAAGCCGAGAATCTCGCAAGAGACAGATGCAAGAAGCTCTTCGGAGCTGAGCATGTCAATGTACAGCCGCACAGTGGCTCGCAGGCAAACATGGCCGCGTACTTCGCCACGCTCAAGCCCGGGGACACCATAATGGGCATGAACCTCGATCATGGTGGTCACCTTTCTCACGGATCTCCAGTCAACTTCTCGGGAAAGCTCTATCATGTGGTTCCATACGGGGTGAGCAGGAAGACTGAGATGCTGGACTACAGCGAGATTCTGGATGTCGCCAGGGAATGCAGACCACAGATGATAGTATGCGGCGCCTCCGCATATCCGAGGATCATAGATTTTAAAGCGATGCGTGAGATCGCCGATGAGGTTGGAGCGCTGCTGATGGCGGATATCGCCCACATCGCTGGTCTGGTCGCCGCTGGCGTCCATCCAAGCCCGATTCCGTATGCGGATATCGTGACGACCACAACCCACAAGACCCTCCGCGGGCCGAGAGGCGGCGTGATAATGTGCAGGGAGGAGCTCGCCCAGGCGATAGACAGAGCTGTCTTCCCGGGAATACAGGGCGGGCCGATGATGCACACGATAGCTGCGAAGGCCGTAGCGTTCAAGGAGGCGATGACCCCTGAATTCAGGAGATACCAAGAGCAGATCGTCAGGAACGCAGCCGCGCTCGCGGACAGGCTCATCGAGAACGGCTTTGATCTGGTCTCGGGCGGCACCGATAACCACCTCATGCTCGTCAAGCTCCTGAAGGAGGGCATAACCGGAAAGGAGGCTGATGAGACCCTAGAGAGCGCTGGCATCGCTCTGAACAAGAATATGATACCATTCGATCCGAGGACTCCGTTCGTGACGAGCGGGATCAGGATCGGCACGCCTGCAGTCACGAGCAGAGGCATGAAGGAGAACGAGATGAGGGAGATAGCGGACCTCATAACAGAGGTCATTCGGGACATGAAAAACCCAGCCACCATAGAGTCGGTGCGTTCCAGAGTCAGGGCTCTGTGCGAGAGGTTCCCGCTTTATCCTGAGCTGGGGTGA
- a CDS encoding bifunctional methylenetetrahydrofolate dehydrogenase/methenyltetrahydrofolate cyclohydrolase, with protein MIIDGKALASDIEAEVRERVERLGFNPGLATILVGENPASQMYIRIKHAACERVGIRSENIVLPGDTDESTLIKTIQGLNKRGDVHAILLQLPLPGHLDPRKAMMAISPEKDADGFHPENMGALLLGAERLVPCTPRGIVYALEHLGVDIEGSEAVIVGHSNVVGKPLAAMLLNRNATVQVCHVYTRNLKEHTKDAEILVVAAGVPRLIKADMVRDGAYVFDVGINKVDGKTVGDVDFDAVKEKAAGITPVPGGVGPLTVAMLLSQTVTAAEMSLERQRS; from the coding sequence TTGATAATAGATGGAAAGGCACTTGCTTCGGATATCGAGGCCGAGGTCAGGGAGAGGGTCGAGAGACTTGGCTTCAATCCTGGACTGGCCACGATACTGGTCGGAGAGAACCCCGCATCTCAGATGTACATTAGGATCAAGCACGCTGCATGCGAGCGTGTTGGCATAAGATCCGAGAACATCGTGCTGCCAGGCGATACTGACGAGAGCACGCTCATAAAAACGATACAGGGGCTTAACAAGAGAGGGGATGTGCATGCGATATTACTACAGTTGCCGCTGCCCGGACACCTCGACCCAAGGAAGGCGATGATGGCGATATCCCCAGAGAAGGATGCTGACGGATTCCATCCCGAGAACATGGGCGCACTGCTCCTCGGCGCGGAGCGGCTTGTTCCGTGCACTCCCAGAGGGATAGTCTACGCTCTCGAGCATCTGGGGGTGGATATCGAGGGCTCAGAAGCTGTTATCGTGGGACACAGCAACGTTGTAGGGAAGCCTCTCGCAGCGATGCTTCTGAACAGAAACGCCACAGTCCAGGTCTGCCATGTTTATACAAGAAATCTCAAAGAACACACAAAAGACGCTGAGATACTCGTGGTCGCAGCAGGCGTCCCCAGGCTCATAAAGGCGGATATGGTCAGGGATGGAGCATACGTCTTCGATGTCGGCATAAACAAGGTGGATGGCAAGACTGTAGGAGATGTTGATTTCGATGCCGTCAAGGAGAAGGCAGCCGGGATAACGCCGGTGCCTGGCGGTGTTGGACCGCTCACGGTCGCGATGCTATTGAGTCAAACCGTGACAGCTGCTGAGATGTCTCTGGAGAGGCAGAGATCGTGA
- a CDS encoding DUF2121 domain-containing protein yields MSLVIAFSGREAVIAGDRRSIAFAGDCRLLEEELYSGRIHDDVELLRRAGELSATIYISDGREKVWRDGDVLVGEVTEVSASSSKRRRVYVTSGAYLIVDVVDGNARISGRGGASLIILGNRHTRDAAGKALQGLGKISADAIARVMDEVSAGTATMSREHTLLKITAHHKDPASILMQTFSRDCERMGWRL; encoded by the coding sequence GTGAGCCTGGTTATAGCGTTCTCCGGCAGGGAGGCTGTGATCGCAGGCGACAGGAGGAGCATAGCATTCGCCGGCGATTGCAGGTTGCTCGAGGAGGAGCTGTACTCCGGCAGGATACATGACGATGTGGAGCTGCTCCGGAGGGCGGGGGAGCTGTCTGCGACGATATACATCTCCGACGGCAGGGAGAAGGTCTGGCGTGATGGGGATGTGCTTGTGGGGGAGGTGACGGAGGTCTCAGCGTCCAGCAGCAAACGCCGAAGGGTGTACGTGACATCAGGGGCGTATCTCATCGTGGATGTGGTCGATGGAAACGCCAGGATCTCCGGAAGGGGCGGAGCCTCTCTCATCATTCTGGGAAACCGGCACACGAGAGATGCTGCTGGAAAGGCGCTACAAGGACTGGGGAAGATCAGCGCTGACGCGATCGCGAGGGTGATGGATGAAGTTAGTGCAGGAACCGCTACCATGAGCAGGGAGCACACGCTTTTGAAGATCACTGCGCATCATAAAGATCCTGCATCCATTCTCATGCAGACCTTTTCGAGAGACTGCGAGAGGATGGGCTGGAGGTTATGA
- a CDS encoding molybdenum cofactor guanylyltransferase codes for MRSAVILAGGEGRRMGAEKASVMLCGRPLIEHVIERILDAVDEVVVVLRDYEQARRLEGAVSGCRVAIDHACGIGPLAGLQTGMNVARGRYAFATGCDMPFLNSDIIDGLFSVADGHDGAVPILNDIPERLHAVYLARQLEDACRIAIARGERRISAPLAWLDIKFVDAEIFRDVDPELLSFFNVNTPDDLRSAEDIVRKRTAERHSGLP; via the coding sequence ATGAGGTCTGCTGTTATACTTGCCGGCGGGGAGGGCAGACGGATGGGCGCGGAGAAGGCGTCCGTCATGCTCTGCGGCAGGCCCCTCATCGAGCATGTTATTGAAAGGATACTCGATGCGGTCGATGAGGTCGTTGTTGTTCTGAGAGACTATGAGCAGGCGAGGCGGCTAGAGGGCGCGGTTTCAGGATGCAGAGTGGCGATTGATCACGCGTGTGGCATAGGGCCGCTCGCAGGCCTCCAGACCGGAATGAATGTTGCTCGGGGGCGCTACGCATTCGCAACAGGTTGTGATATGCCCTTTCTAAATTCTGATATAATAGATGGCCTCTTCTCGGTCGCCGATGGTCACGACGGCGCAGTTCCTATTCTGAATGATATTCCTGAGAGGCTCCATGCGGTTTACCTCGCGAGGCAGCTGGAGGATGCATGCAGAATTGCGATCGCGAGAGGTGAGCGCAGGATATCAGCGCCGCTAGCATGGCTTGACATCAAATTCGTGGATGCCGAAATCTTCAGAGACGTGGATCCCGAGCTCCTGAGCTTCTTCAACGTCAATACTCCCGATGATCTCAGGAGCGCGGAGGACATTGTGAGAAAACGGACTGCCGAGAGGCACTCTGGTCTGCCGTGA
- a CDS encoding rubredoxin, translating to MPVGIASSPKYRCTVCGYEYDPAAGDPSQGIQPGTPFGELPADWKCPQCGAAKDKFVRV from the coding sequence ATGCCTGTGGGCATTGCATCATCTCCAAAATACAGATGCACGGTCTGCGGCTACGAGTACGACCCAGCGGCCGGAGATCCGAGCCAGGGGATCCAGCCAGGGACGCCATTCGGTGAGCTGCCGGCAGACTGGAAGTGCCCGCAGTGTGGCGCCGCGAAGGATAAATTCGTGCGCGTGTGA
- the tmk gene encoding dTMP kinase: MRADRGILITLEGIDGAGKTTVARMLRKRFPDFVFTREPTDGPLGEMARRASGFEQLFLFMADHANHLRSCILPSINSGEVVVSDRYIDSRVAYQGALLRRTISMEWIYELHRPWSLMPDLTLLFRIDPSVALMRCKNRGATSIFEMEALLRDVSGNFEILASREPERFVIINAEREISEVAERAASEIERFIQQNERQLGS; the protein is encoded by the coding sequence ATGCGAGCGGATAGAGGCATCCTGATCACGCTTGAGGGGATTGACGGCGCTGGAAAGACGACAGTCGCGCGGATGCTCCGGAAGAGGTTTCCGGATTTCGTTTTCACCAGGGAGCCTACAGATGGTCCTCTTGGAGAGATGGCCAGGCGCGCATCTGGATTCGAGCAGCTCTTTTTATTCATGGCGGATCATGCGAATCATCTTCGCTCATGCATACTACCGTCCATCAACAGTGGTGAAGTTGTTGTATCCGACAGGTATATAGATTCGCGTGTCGCTTACCAGGGCGCTCTTCTCAGAAGGACTATCTCGATGGAGTGGATATATGAGCTTCACAGGCCCTGGTCGCTGATGCCAGATCTGACGCTCCTCTTCAGGATAGATCCGTCGGTAGCTCTCATGAGATGTAAGAATCGCGGCGCGACCTCGATCTTCGAGATGGAGGCGCTCCTGAGAGATGTGAGCGGTAACTTCGAGATCCTAGCCTCGAGGGAGCCCGAGAGGTTTGTGATAATAAATGCAGAAAGGGAGATCTCAGAGGTGGCAGAGCGTGCAGCCTCTGAGATCGAGCGATTCATCCAGCAGAACGAACGTCAGCTCGGGTCTTAG
- a CDS encoding response regulator, with translation MSSVLLVEDDENHASLFIRSFEEMKMGKIYWVSDGDEALDYLLHRGKYVDSNGSPRPDLILLDLRLPRMDGLDLLKEIKRTEDLRSIPVVILTTSNNRHDIRNAYMNHANSYLIKPLGYTKFKELARVVCTYWLMWNTLPPVSNAPGKCAGENASLA, from the coding sequence ATGTCATCGGTATTGCTTGTGGAGGACGACGAAAATCATGCGTCTCTATTTATAAGATCCTTTGAAGAGATGAAAATGGGAAAGATCTACTGGGTGAGTGACGGAGATGAGGCTCTCGATTATCTACTCCATCGCGGCAAGTACGTGGACAGCAATGGCAGCCCCAGGCCGGATCTCATACTTCTTGATCTGAGGCTTCCGAGAATGGATGGACTGGATCTCCTAAAGGAGATAAAGCGCACAGAGGATCTGAGGAGCATACCGGTGGTGATCCTGACCACATCGAATAACAGGCATGATATCAGAAATGCATACATGAACCATGCAAACAGTTATCTCATAAAACCGCTTGGATATACCAAGTTCAAGGAACTGGCGAGAGTTGTGTGCACATACTGGCTCATGTGGAACACCCTCCCACCAGTGAGTAATGCGCCCGGCAAGTGTGCTGGAGAAAACGCCTCTTTAGCGTGA
- a CDS encoding xylulokinase, which translates to MYLGIDIGTTSVKAGLFTHDGDLVRSAVNRYRQFRSYESFVEMNPEAFWLALCEALRELKPPPEISGISIGGHGPSPVFLGASMEPVAPSVLWMNRRAEREASILSDLLGRDVQPSWYVPQTMWLRNHKHEIFARLRKVAQPMDYVAWKLTGSLIASVASKEILPWSDEEIDAAALDPNMFPEHRVMGELIGYTEPDVLDMTGLRGGIPVFAGAPDFVEAILATASFEKGVVCDKAGTSEGIELCWDSPIEGFYTAPHPLDENLWHTGASLSTTGLSMEWMASLVSKHPWELAEEAEIAPPGSGGLIFLPYLSHERHSISAMGAMVNISLNHGLSEVSRAIMEGCACAMRMVIDRFKEKGVQIKEVRTTGTQSISRLWNQIKADITGLPVVSQRVLEGEMLGAAMIAAYGSGGYHSIQEASRCMSHPDERFEPDGATGDMILEQFRRVASCVSHIESFK; encoded by the coding sequence ATGTATCTGGGCATCGATATAGGCACCACCTCTGTCAAGGCGGGGCTGTTCACACATGATGGAGATCTGGTGAGAAGCGCTGTAAACCGGTACAGGCAGTTCAGGAGCTATGAGAGTTTTGTGGAGATGAACCCGGAGGCCTTCTGGCTCGCGCTCTGCGAGGCGCTCCGTGAGCTGAAACCACCACCCGAGATCTCGGGAATATCGATCGGTGGTCACGGCCCCTCTCCGGTATTTCTCGGCGCGTCCATGGAGCCGGTCGCGCCCTCTGTGCTCTGGATGAACAGAAGGGCAGAGAGAGAGGCATCTATCCTCTCAGATCTCCTTGGAAGAGATGTGCAGCCATCGTGGTACGTTCCGCAGACGATGTGGCTCCGAAACCACAAACATGAGATCTTCGCACGGTTGAGAAAGGTGGCCCAGCCGATGGACTATGTCGCATGGAAGCTCACCGGCTCTTTAATAGCATCAGTAGCCTCAAAGGAGATCCTCCCCTGGAGTGATGAGGAGATCGATGCAGCTGCTCTCGATCCCAATATGTTCCCGGAGCATCGGGTGATGGGGGAGCTGATAGGCTACACAGAGCCAGATGTCCTGGATATGACAGGGCTGCGTGGGGGCATTCCGGTCTTCGCGGGCGCGCCCGACTTCGTGGAGGCGATCCTCGCGACTGCATCTTTCGAGAAGGGAGTTGTGTGCGACAAGGCCGGCACATCTGAGGGAATCGAGCTCTGCTGGGATTCTCCGATCGAGGGGTTCTACACTGCGCCACATCCTCTTGATGAAAATCTCTGGCACACAGGAGCCTCGCTATCGACGACGGGTCTGAGCATGGAGTGGATGGCATCTCTCGTCTCAAAACATCCCTGGGAGCTGGCAGAAGAGGCAGAGATCGCACCTCCTGGATCTGGCGGTCTAATATTTCTGCCGTATCTCTCTCATGAACGCCACAGCATCTCTGCTATGGGCGCAATGGTCAACATCTCCTTAAATCACGGGTTGTCGGAGGTATCAAGAGCGATCATGGAGGGCTGTGCATGTGCGATGCGGATGGTGATCGACAGGTTTAAGGAAAAGGGCGTGCAGATTAAAGAAGTAAGAACGACAGGAACACAGTCGATCTCGAGGCTCTGGAACCAGATCAAGGCGGATATAACAGGCCTGCCGGTGGTCTCCCAGAGGGTGCTGGAGGGAGAGATGCTGGGCGCTGCGATGATAGCTGCATATGGATCCGGTGGATATCACAGCATTCAGGAGGCATCACGATGCATGTCTCATCCAGATGAACGATTCGAGCCAGATGGTGCGACGGGAGACATGATACTCGAGCAGTTCAGAAGGGTGGCCAGCTGCGTCTCACATATCGAGAGCTTCAAATAA
- a CDS encoding DNA polymerase II large subunit yields the protein MSAEYFERLERGLREEMEIARRARSKGLDPETDVEIPIAVDLAERVEKLVSIPGVAERIREFEVQGLSREEAALAIGRDFAEGRLGKGASRLDAIDMAIRTSVALLTEGVVAAPIEGIARVGLGKNDDGSEYLKVYYAGPIRSAGGTAQALSVLVADYVRRSMGIAPYKPTDEEIERYVEEIGLYKRLQHLQYTPSDDEIRTIIRNCPVCIDGEPTEEEEVSGYRDLPRVETNRVRGGIALVSAEGIALKRPKIKKHVSKLGIDGWGWLDVLGGEKKDGGGSSGKFLRDLIAGRPVFSHPSRPGGFRLRYGRSRNTGLAAAGINPATMMVLNQFLAPGTQIKVEQPGKAAAVAPVSSIEGPTVRLTNGDVVRIDDPSSFPWISSPEALRRNISKIIDLGEILVSFGDFMENNRPLAPASYTFEWWAEEFRRAGGDPAGMEHVDGRTAIRLSRDFGVPLHPDHTYLWHDITLDELDLLADAASDGEIDGDALLMDMREDVKEVLEKLLVHHKVRDGMIVVEDALPLLLCLGVDETGRRWRREDLNADNALSAVNQLSGLVIRARAPTRIGCRMGRPEKSDRREMRPPPHVLFPTGSEGGKSRLVNEAAEHGFIEVVVERRRCPSCGKEGFAFRCECGAHTERVRACLSCGVRADDKCPRCGTETSAATRMRIDVKGTLARALESLGERVDNIRGVMGLTSRDSTPEPLEKGVLRAKHGVFIFKDGTSRYDLTDLPLTHFRPREIGTSVDALLDLGYTHDIHGKPLESDDQILELKVQDVVLCRNAGDWLLRVSKFIDDLLVKFYGLEPYYNAERPEDLIGRLMIGLAPHTSAGVLCRLIGFTRASAGYAHPYFHAAKRRNCDGDEDCVMLLMDALLNFSRSYLPEKRGGKMDAPLVLTTRINPAEVDKEAHNLDLSFIYPLEFYEATLRNANPKDVEGLIDLVSKRLGSEGQYCGFGFTHDTDDIAGGPRNSSYKTLETMIDKMKSQLELAKLIRAVDATDVAERVINSHFLPDLMGNLRAFSRQSVRCVKCNAKYRRPPLSESCPKCGGRLVLTVHEGSVRKYLEVSMKVAEEYGVSSYTRQRLELIQMEIESLFRSDKVKQTGLADFV from the coding sequence TTGAGCGCTGAGTACTTCGAGCGTCTTGAGCGCGGTTTGAGAGAGGAGATGGAGATCGCTCGGAGGGCGAGATCGAAAGGTCTTGACCCAGAGACAGATGTGGAGATACCCATAGCTGTCGACCTGGCAGAGCGGGTCGAGAAGCTCGTCTCCATACCAGGAGTTGCAGAGAGGATCAGGGAGTTCGAGGTGCAGGGGCTCAGCAGGGAGGAGGCAGCGCTCGCCATCGGCAGGGATTTCGCAGAGGGGCGTCTGGGTAAAGGCGCGAGCAGGCTCGATGCCATCGATATGGCCATAAGGACCTCTGTGGCGCTCCTGACTGAGGGGGTGGTGGCAGCACCGATCGAGGGCATAGCCAGGGTCGGTTTGGGAAAGAACGACGACGGTAGCGAGTATCTGAAGGTGTACTACGCAGGCCCGATAAGGTCAGCAGGCGGAACCGCCCAGGCGCTCTCAGTGCTTGTCGCGGATTACGTCAGGCGGAGCATGGGCATCGCTCCCTACAAACCCACAGATGAGGAGATAGAGAGGTACGTCGAGGAGATCGGGCTATACAAGCGCCTCCAGCACCTCCAGTACACACCATCTGATGATGAGATAAGAACGATAATCAGAAACTGTCCTGTGTGCATAGATGGCGAGCCCACAGAGGAGGAGGAGGTCTCCGGCTACCGTGATCTTCCCAGAGTTGAGACGAACAGGGTTCGCGGGGGCATCGCGCTCGTCTCCGCAGAGGGCATCGCGCTGAAGCGCCCGAAGATAAAGAAGCATGTCTCAAAGCTCGGAATAGATGGCTGGGGGTGGCTGGACGTGCTTGGCGGGGAGAAGAAGGATGGTGGGGGATCGAGCGGGAAGTTTCTAAGGGATCTGATAGCGGGCAGGCCGGTCTTCTCCCATCCATCCAGGCCCGGAGGATTCAGGCTTCGTTACGGGAGATCCAGAAACACAGGTCTCGCAGCAGCCGGCATAAATCCGGCCACGATGATGGTGCTCAACCAGTTCCTTGCCCCCGGAACCCAGATCAAGGTCGAGCAGCCAGGCAAGGCTGCCGCCGTAGCTCCGGTGAGCTCCATCGAGGGTCCCACTGTACGGCTGACGAATGGCGATGTTGTGCGCATAGACGATCCGTCATCGTTTCCGTGGATATCAAGCCCTGAGGCTCTGAGGAGGAATATCTCAAAGATCATAGACCTCGGCGAGATCCTGGTCAGCTTCGGTGATTTCATGGAGAACAACAGGCCGCTTGCGCCCGCATCCTACACCTTCGAGTGGTGGGCTGAGGAGTTCAGGAGGGCTGGCGGCGATCCGGCGGGAATGGAGCATGTAGATGGAAGAACGGCGATACGGCTCTCGAGAGATTTCGGCGTGCCGCTTCATCCCGATCACACATATCTCTGGCACGATATAACCCTGGATGAGCTGGATCTGCTTGCGGATGCAGCCTCTGATGGGGAAATCGACGGTGATGCGCTTCTCATGGATATGCGCGAGGATGTGAAGGAGGTCCTAGAGAAGCTGCTTGTCCATCACAAAGTCAGAGATGGAATGATCGTGGTGGAGGACGCACTCCCGCTCCTACTTTGCCTGGGCGTGGATGAGACCGGAAGGCGCTGGAGAAGAGAGGATCTTAATGCGGATAATGCGCTGAGTGCCGTCAACCAGCTCTCTGGACTCGTAATAAGGGCGAGAGCGCCCACCAGGATCGGATGCAGGATGGGACGGCCGGAGAAATCGGACAGGAGGGAGATGCGCCCTCCGCCGCACGTCCTCTTCCCCACGGGCTCTGAAGGAGGAAAGAGCCGTCTTGTGAATGAGGCCGCAGAGCATGGATTCATAGAGGTTGTTGTGGAAAGAAGGAGATGCCCGTCCTGCGGTAAGGAGGGGTTTGCGTTCAGATGCGAGTGTGGAGCCCATACAGAGCGTGTGCGTGCATGTCTGTCATGCGGGGTGCGTGCCGACGATAAATGCCCCAGGTGCGGCACAGAGACGAGCGCAGCCACGCGGATGAGGATAGATGTGAAAGGCACTCTCGCAAGAGCTCTTGAATCCCTTGGGGAACGTGTTGATAACATCAGGGGCGTCATGGGGCTGACGTCAAGGGACTCCACGCCGGAGCCGCTCGAGAAGGGGGTGTTGAGGGCAAAGCACGGCGTGTTTATCTTCAAGGACGGGACATCAAGGTATGATCTAACAGATCTTCCTCTCACGCACTTCCGGCCCAGAGAGATCGGCACCAGCGTGGATGCTCTTCTCGATCTCGGGTACACGCACGACATCCATGGAAAACCTCTGGAGAGCGATGATCAGATCCTGGAGCTGAAGGTCCAGGACGTCGTGCTCTGCAGAAATGCTGGCGACTGGCTTCTCAGGGTCTCGAAGTTTATAGATGATCTCCTCGTTAAATTCTATGGTCTTGAGCCATACTACAATGCGGAGAGACCTGAGGATCTCATAGGTAGACTGATGATCGGGCTGGCCCCGCACACATCCGCTGGAGTTCTCTGCAGGCTCATAGGGTTCACGAGGGCGAGTGCTGGATACGCACATCCCTATTTCCACGCAGCCAAGAGGAGAAACTGTGATGGCGATGAGGACTGCGTGATGCTGCTGATGGACGCGCTGCTGAACTTCTCCAGATCCTACCTGCCGGAGAAGAGGGGTGGGAAGATGGACGCGCCTCTCGTCCTGACAACAAGAATTAACCCCGCAGAGGTCGACAAGGAGGCCCACAACCTCGATCTATCTTTCATTTACCCTCTTGAGTTCTATGAGGCGACTTTGAGGAATGCAAACCCGAAGGATGTTGAGGGGTTGATAGATCTCGTCTCAAAGCGGCTTGGAAGCGAAGGGCAGTACTGTGGCTTCGGCTTCACCCACGATACAGATGATATCGCAGGTGGTCCGAGAAACAGCTCCTACAAGACCCTTGAGACGATGATAGACAAAATGAAATCCCAGCTGGAGCTCGCCAAACTGATTAGAGCTGTTGATGCGACTGATGTGGCTGAGCGTGTGATAAACTCTCATTTCCTGCCGGATCTGATGGGAAACCTACGGGCGTTCTCGCGCCAGAGTGTGCGCTGCGTGAAATGCAACGCGAAGTACAGGAGGCCTCCGCTCAGCGAGAGCTGCCCGAAGTGTGGTGGGAGGCTTGTGCTCACAGTCCATGAGGGCAGCGTCAGAAAATACCTCGAGGTCTCGATGAAGGTCGCGGAGGAGTACGGCGTGTCGAGCTATACGCGCCAGCGGCTCGAGCTGATCCAAATGGAGATAGAATCGCTATTCAGATCGGATAAGGTGAAGCAGACTGGCCTCGCGGATTTTGTGTGA
- a CDS encoding PPC domain-containing DNA-binding protein — protein MPKMMMVGLEYGSDIMDAIRGVAADRSIDSGFFSVIGALSSANLAYYDQTEKVYRKRSFEGAYEIASCTGNISLKDGERFIHAHIVLADENYNLIGGHLLGGRIFAAELHITDLEEKAHVRDYDPVTGLFLWRRS, from the coding sequence ATGCCGAAGATGATGATGGTGGGGCTGGAGTATGGCTCTGACATAATGGATGCTATAAGAGGGGTGGCTGCAGACCGATCCATAGATTCCGGCTTCTTCAGTGTCATAGGAGCTCTCTCCTCCGCCAATCTTGCTTACTACGATCAGACAGAGAAGGTGTACAGGAAGCGCAGCTTTGAGGGCGCATACGAGATAGCATCCTGCACGGGAAATATCTCTTTGAAAGATGGAGAGAGATTCATCCATGCGCACATAGTGCTCGCAGATGAGAATTACAATCTCATCGGTGGTCATCTTCTCGGCGGGAGGATCTTTGCTGCCGAGCTTCACATCACAGATCTCGAGGAAAAGGCCCATGTCAGGGATTATGATCCTGTGACGGGTCTGTTTCTCTGGAGGCGGAGTTGA
- the purM gene encoding phosphoribosylformylglycinamidine cyclo-ligase, protein MKGMTYSDAGVDIELENRSIDAMRRRLTFSRKGFGAPLTGIGHYAGLIDMGEFAIAMTTDGVGSKILIANAMRKWDTIGIDCIAMNVNDLLAIGAEPLAFVDYLAVERVDPEVSEQIAVGLQKGAEISNISIVGGETASLPEMIRGLDLAGTAIGYVKKEKVITGEKVRIGDAVVGVPSTGLHSNGYTLARRIIESSGYTYFDKMPGDSRSIGEILLTPTRIYIEVLELLQRCDVHGLAHITGSGLLKLHRITDLGFEITDPIEPHPVFKFLQELGGVDDVEMYRTFNMGMGFVVVLPEEQADDACRIMGPGSKVIGRIVESGLRTGGIRLC, encoded by the coding sequence ATGAAGGGCATGACCTATTCTGATGCTGGCGTCGATATCGAGCTGGAGAACAGATCCATCGATGCGATGAGGCGCAGGCTCACATTCTCCAGAAAGGGTTTCGGTGCGCCTCTGACAGGCATAGGGCATTATGCTGGCCTGATCGACATGGGCGAGTTCGCGATAGCGATGACGACCGATGGCGTTGGGAGCAAGATCCTGATCGCAAATGCCATGAGGAAATGGGACACCATCGGAATAGACTGCATCGCCATGAACGTGAACGACCTCCTCGCAATAGGTGCCGAGCCGCTGGCTTTCGTGGATTACCTCGCTGTGGAGAGGGTCGATCCCGAGGTCTCTGAGCAGATAGCCGTGGGTCTGCAGAAGGGCGCTGAGATCTCCAACATCAGCATAGTCGGCGGGGAGACTGCATCGCTGCCTGAGATGATCCGGGGATTGGATCTGGCAGGCACAGCCATAGGCTATGTGAAGAAGGAGAAAGTGATCACCGGCGAGAAGGTCCGCATCGGTGATGCTGTAGTGGGAGTGCCGAGCACAGGGCTGCACAGCAACGGTTACACGCTCGCCAGGAGGATAATCGAGAGCTCTGGATACACATACTTCGATAAGATGCCGGGCGACTCCAGAAGCATAGGCGAGATCCTGCTGACCCCAACCAGGATATACATCGAGGTTCTGGAGCTTCTCCAGAGATGCGATGTTCATGGCCTTGCACATATAACAGGCAGCGGGCTCCTCAAGCTCCACCGCATAACAGATCTCGGTTTCGAGATAACAGACCCCATCGAGCCACATCCTGTATTCAAATTCCTGCAGGAGCTTGGGGGAGTGGATGATGTGGAGATGTACAGAACGTTCAACATGGGCATGGGGTTCGTCGTGGTGCTTCCTGAGGAGCAGGCGGATGACGCATGCAGGATCATGGGTCCGGGCTCGAAGGTCATCGGCAGGATAGTCGAGAGCGGTCTGAGAACGGGCGGCATCAGACTCTGTTAA